Proteins from a genomic interval of Paenibacillus sp. FSL R5-0623:
- the galU gene encoding UTP--glucose-1-phosphate uridylyltransferase GalU encodes MKKVRKAIIPAAGLGTRFLPATKAMPKEMLPIVDKPTIQYIVEEAIASGIEDIIIVTGKGKRAIEDHFDNAFELEHNLLEKGKLGLLEEVRKSSNVDIHYIRQKEAKGLGHAVWCARNFIGDEPFAVLLGDDIVVSEVPCTKQLIDQYDQVQHSIVGVQTVLAEQTDRYGIVDPLQSDGRLTEVLRFVEKPAQGTAPSNLAIMGRYVLSPEIFEHLEQQEIGQGGEIQLTDAIQRLNETQGVYAYDFEGVRYDVGEKLGFILTTIDFALQKQELRIPMLQALQQILEKESVEHVAGGEFE; translated from the coding sequence ATGAAAAAAGTGAGAAAAGCAATCATTCCTGCAGCTGGACTAGGTACACGATTTTTGCCAGCCACAAAAGCGATGCCCAAAGAAATGCTCCCTATTGTGGACAAACCAACCATACAGTATATCGTTGAGGAAGCCATTGCCTCTGGAATCGAAGACATCATCATCGTAACCGGTAAAGGGAAGCGGGCAATTGAAGATCATTTCGACAACGCTTTTGAATTGGAACATAACTTGCTGGAAAAAGGGAAGCTGGGCCTGCTTGAAGAGGTTCGCAAATCCTCTAACGTGGATATCCACTACATAAGACAAAAAGAGGCCAAAGGACTTGGTCATGCTGTCTGGTGTGCACGTAACTTTATCGGTGACGAACCTTTTGCCGTGTTGCTCGGAGATGACATCGTCGTATCGGAAGTTCCATGCACCAAACAATTGATTGATCAATATGATCAGGTTCAACATTCCATTGTTGGCGTACAAACCGTACTTGCTGAACAAACAGACAGATACGGCATTGTAGACCCGCTTCAATCGGATGGCCGTTTGACAGAGGTTCTCAGGTTCGTAGAGAAACCTGCCCAAGGCACAGCGCCTTCCAACCTGGCGATTATGGGGAGATACGTACTGAGTCCAGAGATTTTCGAACATCTGGAGCAACAAGAGATTGGTCAAGGGGGAGAGATTCAATTAACAGATGCGATTCAGCGCTTAAATGAGACACAAGGAGTGTATGCTTACGATTTCGAGGGAGTACGTTATGACGTGGGCGAGAAACTGGGATTCATTTTGACAACCATCGACTTCGCTCTGCAAAAGCAGGAACTTAGAATTCCAATGCTGCAAGCTCTGCAACAGATTCTGGAAAAAGAGTCGGTAGAACATGTAGCCGGGGGGGAGTTTGAATGA
- the pssD gene encoding PssD/Cps14F family polysaccharide biosynthesis glycosyltransferase: MKVCLISSTGGHFDELTKIIPAVEEHDYFLITEKNKSRKVDSAQGKVYFLMQQERKNAMFLLIFVANIIKSFFLYLRERPKVIITTGAGATYPFCLIGKIFGAKLIYIESYAKIYSSSATGRLMYKISDEFFIQWETLQDSYPNAKYRGALF; this comes from the coding sequence ATGAAGGTCTGTTTGATCAGTTCTACAGGCGGTCATTTTGATGAATTAACCAAAATTATTCCTGCGGTTGAAGAACATGATTATTTCCTGATTACCGAGAAAAATAAAAGCAGAAAAGTAGATTCGGCACAGGGCAAAGTATACTTCTTAATGCAGCAAGAGCGGAAGAATGCGATGTTCTTGCTAATCTTTGTGGCTAATATTATCAAGTCGTTCTTTCTATATCTGCGTGAGCGTCCAAAGGTGATCATTACAACAGGGGCAGGAGCTACCTATCCTTTTTGCCTTATCGGTAAAATCTTTGGTGCCAAGCTGATTTATATCGAAAGTTATGCCAAAATCTATTCCTCCAGCGCAACCGGGAGATTGATGTACAAAATCTCGGATGAGTTCTTCATCCAATGGGAAACGTTGCAGGATAGCTATCCCAATGCAAAATACAGGGGGGCTTTATTTTGA
- a CDS encoding glycosyltransferase, whose protein sequence is MENPTVYMLPKMIENNKFNELLSDSIENKGWEVKQFTKRDLLKLKKNDVLHFHWPSFYYRGSSVLTTVIKSILYVLMICFARLRGAKLFWTVHNIWPHNSGKTRFDYWMRKILVQNCSKLIVMGKPLISEICSTFGIDSSRIEVIPHGHYKGVYQGKGVNIRSRFGIPEESYVYAFFGQVSPYKGVDDLLEAFKDLDSEQAHLLIAGKKVKDYDLGDEFLKSGHIHTHFHFIEDDEYSDYFDAVDSIILPYKQIATSGSAILALTFCKPVVAPRIGLLEEYLPEDCAVLYEPSDPDGLLKAMNMIRLKQSEFQEGSGFVKALERLDWPVIAQRTLTLYSS, encoded by the coding sequence ATGGAAAATCCGACGGTGTATATGCTGCCCAAGATGATTGAGAACAATAAATTCAATGAGCTGTTATCCGATTCCATTGAGAACAAGGGGTGGGAAGTGAAACAGTTTACCAAAAGAGATCTACTCAAACTGAAAAAAAATGATGTGCTGCATTTTCATTGGCCTAGCTTCTATTACAGAGGTTCTTCCGTGCTGACAACAGTGATCAAGTCCATTCTGTATGTATTGATGATTTGTTTTGCACGCTTGCGCGGGGCCAAATTGTTCTGGACGGTGCATAACATCTGGCCTCACAACAGTGGCAAGACGCGGTTTGATTATTGGATGAGAAAAATACTGGTCCAAAATTGCTCCAAGCTGATTGTCATGGGTAAACCCTTGATCTCGGAGATCTGTTCGACGTTTGGGATTGATTCCAGCCGGATCGAGGTTATTCCGCATGGACATTACAAGGGAGTGTATCAGGGTAAAGGCGTGAATATCCGCTCCCGGTTTGGCATCCCGGAGGAGAGTTATGTGTATGCGTTCTTCGGTCAGGTGTCGCCGTACAAGGGCGTGGATGATTTGCTGGAGGCATTCAAGGATCTGGATTCCGAACAAGCCCATCTGTTGATTGCTGGCAAAAAGGTAAAGGATTATGACCTTGGAGATGAATTTCTCAAGAGTGGACATATTCATACCCATTTTCATTTCATCGAAGATGATGAATATTCGGACTATTTTGATGCAGTCGATTCGATCATTCTTCCATACAAGCAAATTGCGACTTCAGGCAGTGCAATTCTGGCATTGACCTTCTGTAAACCGGTGGTGGCACCACGGATTGGCTTGTTGGAGGAATACCTGCCCGAAGATTGTGCCGTGCTCTACGAACCTTCCGATCCGGATGGATTGCTCAAGGCAATGAATATGATCCGGTTAAAACAATCGGAGTTTCAGGAAGGCAGTGGTTTTGTCAAAGCGTTGGAGCGGCTGGATTGGCCAGTGATTGCCCAAAGGACACTTACCCTGTACTCCAGTTAG
- a CDS encoding glycosyltransferase family 4 protein encodes MKPKVLVVGSSLKDMGGIVSVIKNIEDSSISEMYAMQRVETYITGSVFSRLLIFIRGFIQFWMKLYTFKPDIVHIHMANNGSFYRKSIFLLTARKLFRKSVILHIHAASFDDFYNQFALQRKYCHYILNQADKLIVLSQTWKEYFATIVPETAIEVLYNGVFVKEPFVREQQTAVNALFMGRLGERKGVYDLLQSIQQLKALGVTATFNLAGDGEVEEVKAIVQQYGIEDRVNVLGWINGEQKEKLMREADLLVLPSYHEGLPMAILEAMNCGLPIISTTVGGIPEVITSGHNGLLIEPGDVHGLTSALEYLITNEEVRARMGSHNREIISDKFDMNLLVGRLSGIYDALQVKVS; translated from the coding sequence ATGAAACCAAAAGTATTGGTTGTTGGATCATCCTTGAAGGATATGGGTGGAATTGTGAGTGTCATCAAAAATATTGAGGATTCCTCCATCTCGGAAATGTATGCCATGCAGCGGGTCGAAACGTATATCACGGGCAGCGTGTTCTCACGGCTGCTTATTTTTATACGGGGATTCATTCAATTCTGGATGAAGCTGTATACGTTTAAGCCGGATATCGTGCATATTCATATGGCGAACAACGGGAGCTTTTATCGGAAGTCTATATTTCTGCTAACCGCACGAAAGCTTTTTCGAAAGTCAGTTATTCTGCATATTCATGCGGCCAGCTTTGATGATTTCTACAATCAATTTGCTCTGCAGCGTAAGTATTGTCACTACATTCTGAATCAGGCAGATAAGTTGATTGTCTTGTCCCAGACGTGGAAAGAATACTTTGCTACGATTGTGCCGGAGACAGCGATTGAAGTTCTTTATAACGGGGTCTTTGTCAAAGAACCGTTTGTGAGAGAACAACAAACAGCCGTTAATGCTCTTTTCATGGGCAGACTCGGTGAGCGAAAAGGAGTCTATGATCTGCTTCAGTCCATTCAGCAATTAAAGGCGCTAGGCGTTACAGCTACCTTTAATCTGGCAGGGGATGGCGAAGTCGAAGAAGTCAAAGCAATCGTGCAGCAGTATGGAATAGAGGATCGTGTCAATGTACTCGGCTGGATTAACGGAGAGCAAAAGGAAAAGCTGATGCGGGAAGCGGATCTACTGGTCCTGCCTTCTTATCATGAGGGATTACCTATGGCCATACTTGAAGCAATGAATTGTGGCTTGCCCATTATATCGACCACCGTCGGAGGCATCCCCGAAGTGATTACATCCGGTCATAATGGGCTGTTAATCGAGCCGGGAGATGTGCACGGGCTGACATCAGCGCTGGAATATCTCATCACGAATGAAGAGGTTAGAGCAAGAATGGGTTCACATAACAGAGAGATTATATCGGATAAATTCGATATGAATCTTCTCGTAGGCAGATTGTCAGGAATATATGATGCCCTTCAAGTGAAGGTATCCTAG
- a CDS encoding glycosyltransferase family 2 protein, with amino-acid sequence MNPLVSCIITTHNRAELLKNALRSVREQTHPYLEIFIVDDGSEDQTPEICQAWAREDSRIRYIRVPYPKGANHARNVGISQANGKYTAFLDDDDEWMPDKIKTQAEVLERTQESFTFCSKYLAYTNEQHQVVKRKLSVEPRDVIRYEDLLTFNWIGETSKIMVLTSLAREVRFDENLTSAQDYDFYLRILKRGYIAVNVKEPLVDINIHSGPRISTSTTAKYKGQRKIILKYYNDMSKEQKRRQLHHYRMLEWSRNTLRNNVYLKKALSLYPWWKDWVLLKRNTKIMMQGFLMRFHARRAVGTYTEEPVRMKLK; translated from the coding sequence ATGAACCCCTTGGTATCTTGCATCATTACGACCCATAACCGGGCCGAGTTATTGAAAAATGCGTTGAGAAGTGTACGGGAGCAAACACATCCGTATCTGGAGATTTTCATTGTGGATGATGGTTCAGAAGATCAGACGCCAGAGATCTGTCAGGCTTGGGCCCGGGAAGATTCACGGATTCGGTACATCCGTGTTCCGTATCCCAAAGGAGCCAACCATGCACGGAATGTAGGGATATCCCAAGCCAATGGCAAGTACACTGCCTTCCTGGATGATGATGATGAATGGATGCCTGACAAAATAAAAACCCAGGCGGAAGTGCTGGAACGAACACAGGAATCATTCACCTTCTGCAGCAAGTATCTCGCATACACGAATGAGCAGCATCAGGTGGTCAAACGGAAATTGTCGGTGGAACCTCGTGATGTTATTCGGTATGAGGATCTGCTTACATTCAACTGGATTGGGGAAACGTCCAAAATCATGGTACTTACCTCACTGGCCCGTGAAGTTCGATTCGATGAAAATCTGACATCCGCTCAGGATTATGACTTTTATCTGCGGATATTGAAACGAGGCTACATCGCCGTGAATGTGAAAGAACCGCTGGTGGATATCAACATCCATAGTGGTCCACGAATTTCAACCTCTACAACGGCCAAGTACAAGGGCCAACGCAAGATTATTTTGAAATACTACAATGATATGTCCAAGGAACAGAAGCGCCGTCAGTTACACCATTATCGAATGCTCGAATGGTCGAGAAATACACTTCGTAATAACGTTTATTTGAAAAAAGCATTATCGCTGTATCCTTGGTGGAAAGATTGGGTGCTGCTCAAGCGTAATACCAAAATCATGATGCAAGGATTTCTAATGAGATTTCATGCAAGGCGCGCAGTTGGAACGTATACAGAGGAACCTGTGCGAATGAAACTAAAGTAA
- a CDS encoding glycosyltransferase, whose product MMKVTVAICTYNRAQDAVEAIRSAIQQNYASSDYEIILIDNNSKDNTREIVLQTILQHENHSIRYVLEEKQGLSVARNRAIHEARGEYILFLDDDAFACRDWIHQIVSVFEMNENIGCVGGKIDPIWEVPEPMWIPPENRSLFTILDFADEVTEMKSPYIPFGANVAFRLSVFDQLAPFREDLGRVGNNLLSSEESELIARIRTKFKVYYTPYGAVQHKVAKERTTKNWFLRRIYWQGVSDAIRDQDRGVVRTAKHGIKLAQGITTSLIYIYNADRFTRQLAKVCYRNGMIVGSLRQNSKG is encoded by the coding sequence ATGATGAAAGTAACCGTCGCGATCTGTACGTATAACCGTGCACAGGATGCGGTAGAGGCTATACGAAGTGCGATACAACAGAATTACGCAAGCAGCGACTATGAGATCATACTCATTGATAACAATTCGAAAGACAACACCCGGGAAATCGTGCTCCAAACCATTCTGCAGCATGAGAACCATTCGATCCGGTATGTGTTGGAAGAAAAGCAAGGCTTGTCTGTAGCCCGTAACCGGGCCATTCACGAGGCGCGCGGCGAGTATATCCTGTTCCTTGACGATGATGCCTTTGCTTGCAGGGATTGGATTCACCAGATCGTTAGTGTGTTTGAGATGAATGAAAATATCGGTTGTGTCGGTGGCAAGATTGATCCGATCTGGGAAGTACCTGAGCCAATGTGGATTCCACCGGAGAACAGGTCGCTGTTCACCATTCTGGATTTTGCAGATGAAGTCACTGAGATGAAAAGTCCTTATATTCCATTTGGCGCCAATGTGGCTTTTCGTTTATCCGTCTTTGATCAACTGGCTCCCTTCCGTGAAGATCTTGGAAGAGTGGGTAACAATCTCCTCTCCAGTGAAGAGAGTGAGTTGATTGCAAGAATACGGACAAAGTTCAAGGTATATTACACGCCGTATGGCGCGGTACAACATAAAGTAGCCAAAGAGCGAACGACAAAGAACTGGTTTCTACGCCGAATCTATTGGCAGGGTGTGAGTGATGCCATTCGTGATCAGGATCGTGGTGTTGTGCGTACGGCCAAACATGGCATCAAGCTTGCGCAGGGGATCACAACCTCACTGATCTACATTTATAATGCAGATCGGTTCACACGACAGCTTGCCAAAGTATGTTACCGAAACGGCATGATTGTTGGGTCGCTTCGTCAAAACAGTAAGGGATGA
- the pssE gene encoding PssE/Cps14G family polysaccharide biosynthesis glycosyltransferase, producing MIFAIVGTQRFPFNRMFELIDEAIEAGIIEEEVIAQSGYTEVQPRNFTVIPFLTQEEMNEYVERSRCIISHAGVGSITNCLERGKPVIVIPRRKEWGEHVDDHQLEISKVFQDNGYVAVAESQAELQKLVPCIEELTFQPYVRKQSDLISSIKNYVNSL from the coding sequence TTGATATTTGCTATCGTTGGAACCCAGCGTTTTCCCTTCAATCGGATGTTTGAGCTTATTGATGAGGCGATTGAGGCAGGAATTATTGAAGAAGAGGTTATTGCCCAATCCGGATATACCGAGGTTCAGCCCCGAAATTTCACTGTGATTCCTTTCCTTACCCAGGAAGAGATGAATGAATATGTGGAGCGCAGCAGATGCATTATTTCTCATGCGGGTGTGGGTTCCATCACAAATTGTCTTGAACGTGGCAAGCCGGTTATTGTCATTCCACGCCGGAAAGAATGGGGCGAGCATGTGGATGACCATCAGCTTGAAATCTCCAAGGTTTTTCAGGATAACGGCTATGTGGCCGTCGCGGAGAGTCAGGCTGAATTGCAAAAACTGGTTCCGTGCATAGAGGAGCTGACGTTCCAGCCTTATGTGAGAAAACAGTCTGATCTGATCTCATCCATTAAAAATTATGTGAACAGTCTGTAA
- a CDS encoding CpsB/CapC family capsule biosynthesis tyrosine phosphatase yields MVEMHCHILSGLDDGPVRMEQSVAMAEKAAASGITSIIATPHHLNGQYNNEPMVVNQAVNLLHAELRNRNIRLEIRPGQEIRVHDNLIGDLYAGKCCTLAGSRYMLLELPFGHIPSQFPRILHELRIAGITPIIAHPERNRVILKKPKLLADYLSQGGLCQLTAQSFTGLFGRKVRQWCFHFCKENGFHFISSDAHDTCTRTFAISEGERVIERRFGAEAVKRLAENASHILSNSCLVTERWKPRKWLLSIW; encoded by the coding sequence ATGGTTGAAATGCACTGCCACATATTATCCGGCCTAGATGATGGTCCTGTTCGAATGGAGCAGTCCGTTGCAATGGCTGAGAAGGCGGCAGCCTCAGGAATTACCTCCATTATTGCTACTCCGCATCACCTGAACGGGCAATACAACAATGAACCGATGGTGGTCAATCAGGCCGTGAACCTGCTTCACGCAGAACTTCGCAATCGCAACATTCGCCTGGAGATCCGTCCCGGACAGGAGATCAGGGTGCATGACAACCTGATTGGAGACTTATATGCAGGAAAGTGCTGCACACTCGCCGGAAGTCGTTATATGTTGTTGGAACTTCCCTTTGGTCATATTCCCTCACAGTTCCCCAGGATACTGCATGAATTACGAATAGCGGGAATTACCCCTATTATTGCTCATCCGGAACGCAATCGTGTCATTTTGAAGAAGCCAAAGTTGTTGGCTGATTACTTGAGTCAAGGCGGACTATGTCAGCTCACAGCTCAATCTTTCACTGGGCTTTTCGGACGGAAAGTTCGGCAGTGGTGTTTTCATTTTTGCAAAGAAAACGGGTTTCATTTCATTTCATCAGATGCACATGATACGTGCACAAGGACATTTGCCATAAGTGAAGGAGAGCGGGTCATCGAGCGTCGATTTGGAGCTGAAGCCGTTAAGAGGCTGGCAGAGAATGCGTCGCACATTCTATCGAATTCGTGTCTGGTTACAGAACGCTGGAAACCTCGCAAATGGCTACTGTCCATCTGGTAG
- a CDS encoding Wzz/FepE/Etk N-terminal domain-containing protein: protein MKVELKGYFRLLQKKLWLIVAIALIAGVGAGVKSIFFTQPIYEASSKLIVNQTSNVQGQAMMDFSMIQTNIKLINSYREIIKSSAIMDKVATTYPDLGLTSAQLMNSTSVSTASESQVMSITVQGTTYEKAAKTVNAISNVFQSQIPLIMKIDNVAILSEAKVDSNASPINMKTTLSIIVSLFAGLVLAIALVFLMDYLDDTFKSETELEKELGLPVLTVISKMKKDDLKNTKNYVSQQKVGDGKYVAANQ, encoded by the coding sequence ATGAAAGTGGAACTGAAAGGATATTTTCGACTCTTACAAAAGAAACTGTGGTTGATTGTTGCAATTGCTTTGATAGCCGGTGTGGGTGCAGGGGTCAAAAGCATTTTCTTCACACAGCCCATCTATGAGGCAAGTTCCAAATTGATCGTGAACCAGACCTCTAACGTTCAAGGCCAAGCGATGATGGACTTCAGCATGATTCAAACCAATATCAAACTCATTAACTCTTACAGAGAAATTATTAAATCTTCCGCCATTATGGATAAAGTCGCTACCACGTATCCAGACCTGGGCTTAACCTCTGCTCAGCTCATGAATAGCACCTCCGTCTCTACAGCCAGCGAATCCCAAGTGATGAGCATAACTGTACAAGGGACTACCTACGAAAAAGCCGCAAAAACGGTCAATGCCATCTCCAACGTGTTCCAATCTCAAATCCCCCTGATCATGAAAATCGATAATGTGGCTATCCTCAGTGAAGCAAAAGTGGATAGTAACGCATCTCCAATCAATATGAAAACCACATTAAGCATCATTGTCAGTCTGTTCGCAGGTCTTGTGCTCGCGATTGCACTCGTATTCCTGATGGATTATCTGGATGACACATTCAAATCCGAAACTGAACTTGAAAAAGAGCTGGGCCTGCCTGTGCTTACAGTGATATCCAAAATGAAAAAAGATGATCTAAAAAATACGAAAAATTACGTATCTCAACAGAAAGTGGGGGATGGCAAATATGTCGCGGCTAACCAATGA
- a CDS encoding sugar transferase — protein sequence MDPSLGYNASTMSGQNADKVYLFMKRMLDLLGSFIGLIILCPLFAVIGLLIKIEAPQGSVFFRQVRVGQNGKEFHMYKFRSMVANAEDLLEQLIDQNEVNGNMFKMKNDPRITRIGKFIRKTSLDELPQLWNVFRGEMSLVGPRPALPREVKNYTSYDRQRLQMIPGCTGLWQVSGRNSVGFEEMVELDLTYARERSMMVDIKIIFRTFKVLVGSKDAF from the coding sequence ATGGACCCAAGTCTGGGGTACAATGCATCAACGATGTCAGGACAAAATGCGGATAAAGTGTATCTATTTATGAAAAGAATGCTCGATTTGCTGGGTTCTTTCATAGGTTTGATCATTTTGTGCCCCTTGTTTGCGGTCATCGGATTACTGATCAAAATCGAGGCCCCGCAGGGGTCTGTTTTTTTTCGTCAGGTACGGGTCGGACAGAATGGAAAAGAGTTCCACATGTACAAATTCAGGTCCATGGTTGCGAATGCAGAAGATCTGCTGGAACAGCTGATTGATCAGAATGAAGTGAACGGGAATATGTTCAAAATGAAAAATGATCCCCGCATTACCCGGATTGGCAAGTTCATTCGGAAAACCAGTCTGGATGAGTTGCCACAGTTGTGGAACGTGTTCAGAGGAGAGATGAGTCTCGTTGGACCCAGACCGGCTCTGCCCAGAGAAGTGAAGAACTACACTTCCTATGACAGACAACGTCTTCAGATGATCCCGGGATGTACGGGATTATGGCAAGTCAGCGGTCGAAATAGTGTTGGTTTTGAAGAAATGGTGGAGCTGGATCTGACGTATGCCCGTGAGCGCAGCATGATGGTGGATATCAAAATTATCTTCAGAACGTTCAAGGTGCTGGTAGGTTCGAAGGATGCGTTTTGA
- a CDS encoding O-antigen ligase family protein codes for MQKTGILAALNMKSFNIILFSLVIVFAAIYLPLVSVVALIAVILLGVYIKQPSWIFMILIVSFSLSIDKIFSIHLAGLDSLSFYKLAILGFVVSLFLRFGIRKELIYPALAIGFLFVESYFLSDLPNKVSPLDPFKAFLGVIVPFLLLMPHFSREISQRIIRVLAWLPLFSLAGGYILQLAGILSITNLEMSGVTRLQGANIAAHLAMLCFISICVCLIQIKQGHQVVLYYMLTLTHLVILVQTGTRGPLIALIPIILVYLFDQLKAFIKGRVSAIIPLILFVVAVAYMVIAQWDNYEMRSESKGLSGRDVAWNYFIGKANEYPIFGRGLGSTLVANDGSIFSGFVVPHNEYIRFYYDGGLVGAILLFLSLLLVFRAVYFRLGGMIRLYFAGMIIGFLTYSFFDNTLSTVHLIAPFCIFLNALYATGNGVHSKLGAEAEVDIQIQRAKDVSFSKEIRT; via the coding sequence ATGCAAAAGACCGGTATACTTGCTGCATTGAATATGAAGTCGTTTAATATCATTCTTTTTTCGCTGGTAATTGTCTTCGCAGCAATCTATCTTCCACTAGTCTCGGTTGTTGCTCTTATAGCTGTGATTCTGCTGGGCGTTTATATTAAACAGCCCAGCTGGATTTTTATGATTCTCATCGTCAGTTTTTCATTGTCCATTGATAAAATATTTAGCATTCATCTGGCAGGACTGGATTCGCTGTCCTTCTACAAGCTGGCGATTCTGGGTTTTGTCGTCTCTCTTTTTTTACGCTTTGGTATTCGCAAAGAGTTGATATATCCTGCACTGGCGATTGGTTTTTTATTTGTGGAGAGTTATTTTCTATCGGATCTGCCCAATAAGGTTAGTCCGCTCGATCCATTCAAGGCTTTTCTGGGAGTCATTGTTCCTTTTTTGTTGCTGATGCCCCACTTCTCAAGAGAGATCAGTCAACGAATTATACGTGTACTCGCATGGTTGCCGCTGTTCAGTCTTGCTGGTGGTTATATTCTGCAACTCGCCGGCATATTGTCCATTACTAACCTGGAGATGTCGGGAGTAACCCGGTTACAGGGTGCCAACATCGCCGCGCATCTGGCCATGTTGTGTTTTATCTCCATCTGCGTCTGTCTGATTCAGATCAAGCAAGGCCATCAGGTTGTTCTGTATTACATGCTTACCTTGACACATCTGGTCATTCTGGTCCAGACGGGAACAAGGGGGCCGCTTATTGCGCTTATTCCGATTATTCTGGTCTACCTTTTTGATCAACTAAAAGCCTTCATCAAAGGCAGAGTCAGTGCGATTATTCCTCTCATTCTATTTGTTGTCGCTGTGGCCTATATGGTGATTGCGCAGTGGGACAATTATGAGATGAGGTCAGAGAGCAAAGGGCTTTCGGGAAGGGATGTAGCCTGGAATTATTTTATTGGCAAAGCAAATGAGTATCCGATATTTGGACGTGGACTCGGCTCAACACTTGTAGCGAATGATGGAAGTATTTTTTCTGGATTCGTTGTTCCGCATAATGAATACATTCGTTTTTATTACGATGGCGGTTTAGTTGGAGCCATCCTGTTGTTTTTATCGCTGCTGCTGGTGTTTCGGGCTGTGTACTTCCGATTGGGCGGCATGATCCGGTTGTATTTTGCCGGTATGATTATCGGTTTTCTGACCTATTCCTTTTTTGACAATACCCTGTCCACGGTTCATCTGATTGCTCCATTCTGTATCTTCCTGAACGCGTTATATGCTACGGGAAATGGAGTTCATTCCAAGTTAGGGGCTGAAGCAGAAGTGGATATACAGATACAGCGAGCCAAGGACGTATCCTTTTCAAAGGAGATTAGAACATGA
- a CDS encoding CpsD/CapB family tyrosine-protein kinase gives MSRLTNENNSLVTYFNSKSQISEGYRKLRTNIQFSSIDSHIKKIMVASAESGEGKTTTISNLAVTYAQEGKKVLLIDADLRNPSLHQVFSVPNHIGLSSVLSNQYSVEEVLRESYIDNLQLFTSGPIPPNPSEMIGSNRMKRLIEKLEDQYDVIMFDTPPVLAVTDALIVSSLCDGVLLVVNSGKVKKELVKKTKAALEHVNARILGAILNNIKNVAVPVGYGEK, from the coding sequence ATGTCGCGGCTAACCAATGAAAATAACAGTCTGGTGACCTATTTCAACTCCAAATCTCAAATCTCGGAGGGATACCGTAAATTACGGACGAACATCCAGTTCTCCTCAATCGACAGTCATATCAAAAAAATCATGGTAGCTTCCGCTGAATCCGGCGAAGGCAAGACCACAACCATTAGCAACCTGGCGGTAACCTATGCCCAGGAAGGCAAAAAAGTTCTGCTGATCGATGCGGATCTGCGTAATCCTTCCTTGCACCAGGTGTTTTCCGTACCGAATCATATCGGTCTGAGTAGTGTGCTGTCTAATCAGTACAGTGTGGAAGAAGTGCTTAGAGAGAGCTACATCGACAATCTCCAATTATTCACTTCTGGCCCAATTCCGCCGAATCCTTCCGAGATGATCGGTTCCAACCGGATGAAAAGGCTGATTGAGAAGTTAGAGGATCAATATGATGTCATCATGTTTGATACACCGCCGGTGCTCGCGGTAACGGATGCACTCATTGTGAGTTCGCTGTGTGATGGTGTGCTGCTGGTCGTGAACTCGGGCAAGGTCAAGAAGGAACTGGTGAAGAAGACCAAGGCTGCTCTGGAGCATGTGAATGCACGAATCCTGGGCGCAATTCTGAACAATATCAAAAACGTTGCAGTTCCGGTGGGCTACGGAGAGAAGTAA